In Ruegeria sp. YS9, the genomic window CCGGCGCCTGCCGTCAGGCGTTCGAGATGATCCGCATGGCGAACCCGTCGGCCCGCGTCTTCGTGTCGAACCCGACATGGCCGAACCACTTGTCGATCCTGAACTACCTTGGGATTGAGACGGTTCAATACCGCTATTTCGATGGTGACACACGTGGCGTCGATTTCGACGGCATGATCGAAGACCTGAAGACCGCCAAGGCGGGTGACGTGGTTCTGCTGCACGGTTGCTGCCACAACCCGACCGGCGCCAACCTCAACATGGTTCAATGGCAGGAGGTCGTGAACCTGATCAACGCACTTGGCCTCGTTGCAATGATCGACATCGCCTATCAGGGCTTCGGCGACGGTCTGGAAGAGGATGCGCAAGCAACACGTTTGGTCGCGTCTTCGGTCAAGGAATGCCTGATAGCGGCGTCATGTTCGAAGAATTTCGGCGTGTATCGCGAACGCACCGGTTTGCTGATGGCCATCAGCGCCGATGGCGGGCAGACCGCTTTGAACCAGGGTACATTGGCATTCCTGAACCGCCAGAATTATTCGTTTCCACCCGACCACGGCGCACGCGTTGTGACCACGATCCTGATGGACGAAGCCCTGCGCGCCGACTGGATGGCCGAACTGGAAGAGGTGCGCCTGTCGATGCTGGGCCTGCGTCGCCAACTGGCCGATGAACTCCAGCGCCTGAGCGGCTCGGACCGCTTTGGTTTCATCGCCCAGCACCGCGGCATGTTCTCGCGCTTGGGTGCGGCCCCGGAACTGGTCGAGAAACTGCGCGTTGAACACGGCATCTACATGGTCGGCGACAGCCGCCTGAACATCGCCGGTCTGAACGCGACAACCGTGCCGATTCTGGCCAAGGCCATCATTGACGTCGGCGTCTGACTATCAGACATTGCCAAACAAAAAACCCGGGCACGAATGCCCGGGTTTTTTGTTTTGGTTGAAGTGGGCTCAGCCTTTCGAGAACTCGGGATAGGCTTCCATACCCAGTTCGCCCATGTCGAGCCCGTTGATCTCTTCTTC contains:
- a CDS encoding amino acid aminotransferase, with product MFENLKPQPADKILALMQMYREDPRDQKIDLGVGVYKNAEGITPVMRAVKAAEQRIWEEQETKAYTGLAGDPAYADAMIGLILGTSVQRGNIAAVATPGGTGACRQAFEMIRMANPSARVFVSNPTWPNHLSILNYLGIETVQYRYFDGDTRGVDFDGMIEDLKTAKAGDVVLLHGCCHNPTGANLNMVQWQEVVNLINALGLVAMIDIAYQGFGDGLEEDAQATRLVASSVKECLIAASCSKNFGVYRERTGLLMAISADGGQTALNQGTLAFLNRQNYSFPPDHGARVVTTILMDEALRADWMAELEEVRLSMLGLRRQLADELQRLSGSDRFGFIAQHRGMFSRLGAAPELVEKLRVEHGIYMVGDSRLNIAGLNATTVPILAKAIIDVGV